A portion of the Acidisoma sp. PAMC 29798 genome contains these proteins:
- a CDS encoding CobW family GTP-binding protein has protein sequence MTDGQPPWPIAIVTGFLGSGKTTLITRLLHDPDMRDTMVIVNEFGDIGLDHHLIQAVTDTVILLANGCLCCRVRQDVVQTLRALYRDWLAGAIPGFRRVLIETTGLAEPGPLVASLCGHPLLSDAFALRGVTTLVDAEHGLDQLARGVTCRNQICAADHLFLSKCDLVGAAQIVVLRDQLHRLNPLAEIRQTDGVIQPGWLFQHVVVRPVPSSLFCAEGEDHLAGIATLLLRSDTSLVWTSFRLWLSDVLDKYGSRLLRLKGRLTFDASAGPVIIQAVHHSFYPVEPAPHAGENFLVLIFDGPAPPDVAAGFNAMTMAL, from the coding sequence GTGACCGATGGACAGCCGCCCTGGCCCATCGCGATCGTGACCGGCTTCCTCGGCAGCGGCAAAACGACGCTGATCACACGCCTGCTGCATGATCCGGACATGCGAGACACGATGGTCATCGTGAACGAGTTTGGCGATATCGGGCTCGACCATCACCTGATCCAGGCCGTCACGGATACGGTCATCCTCTTGGCGAACGGCTGCCTGTGTTGCCGAGTGCGGCAGGATGTTGTGCAGACATTGCGCGCGCTGTATCGCGACTGGCTGGCCGGCGCGATTCCTGGTTTCCGGCGTGTGCTGATCGAAACGACCGGTCTGGCCGAACCGGGTCCTTTGGTCGCCTCTCTTTGCGGGCATCCGCTGCTTTCGGATGCTTTCGCGCTGCGGGGCGTCACCACGCTGGTCGATGCGGAACACGGCCTGGATCAATTGGCGCGGGGCGTGACCTGTCGGAACCAGATCTGCGCCGCCGACCACCTGTTCCTGTCGAAATGCGATCTGGTTGGCGCGGCGCAGATCGTTGTTTTGCGCGATCAACTCCACCGCCTTAATCCTCTGGCAGAGATCCGGCAGACGGATGGCGTCATTCAGCCCGGATGGCTGTTCCAGCACGTGGTGGTGCGCCCGGTGCCCTCGTCACTCTTCTGCGCCGAGGGCGAGGATCACCTGGCCGGGATCGCGACCCTGCTGCTGCGGTCGGACACGTCGCTCGTCTGGACATCGTTCAGGCTTTGGCTGAGCGACGTGCTGGACAAATACGGGTCACGGCTGCTGCGACTGAAGGGCCGCCTGACCTTCGATGCCTCCGCTGGTCCCGTCATCATCCAGGCCGTCCATCACAGCTTCTATCCCGTCGAACCGGCGCCCCATGCCGGTGAGAACTTCCTAGTGCTGATCTTCGACGGTCCCGCTCCCCCTGACGTCGCAGCAGGGTTCAACGCGATGACGATGGCCCTATAG